A portion of the Paenibacillus marchantiae genome contains these proteins:
- the dnaB gene encoding replicative DNA helicase, whose translation MGGEMLFDRIPPQNLEAEQAVLGAILLQGEALITAMERVQTEDFYDKRHQLIFEAMIQLGEGNQPIDLVTLTSLLKDKGELEDIGGVSYLAKLAHGVPTAANVDYYAQIIEEKSMLRRLIRTATQIVSEGYTGGEDVAAMLGEAERRILEISNRRSSSGFIAIQDVLMEVFDRVETLHQNKGTTTGIPSGFIDLDKMTAGFQRSDLIIVAARPSVGKTAFALNIAQNVAIRAQETVAIFSLEMSAAQLVQRMICAEANLDAGVMRMGDFKGDEDWQKLTMGIAALNEANIYIDDTPGITVADIRAKCRRLKKEKGLGMILIDYLQLISGRGKAGENRQQEVSEISRTLKQIGRELEVPVIALSQLSRGVEQRQDKRPMMSDLRESGSIEQDADIVAFLYRDDYYNQETEKKNIIEIIIAKQRNGPVGTVELVFLKNFNKFVNYERAHNDAFAM comes from the coding sequence ATGGGCGGCGAAATGTTATTCGACCGGATTCCCCCACAGAACCTGGAAGCCGAACAGGCCGTGCTGGGTGCAATCCTGTTGCAGGGCGAAGCCCTGATTACAGCGATGGAACGGGTGCAAACCGAGGATTTCTATGATAAACGCCATCAATTAATTTTTGAAGCGATGATCCAGCTTGGCGAGGGAAATCAACCGATTGACCTCGTGACACTGACTTCGCTACTGAAGGATAAAGGCGAGCTTGAGGACATCGGCGGCGTCAGTTATCTGGCGAAGCTGGCTCATGGTGTTCCGACTGCCGCGAACGTGGATTATTACGCTCAGATTATCGAAGAGAAATCCATGCTGCGTCGCCTGATTCGTACAGCTACGCAAATTGTGAGTGAAGGATACACGGGCGGTGAGGATGTCGCGGCTATGCTTGGAGAAGCAGAGCGGCGCATTCTGGAGATTTCCAACCGACGTTCCAGTAGCGGTTTTATAGCCATTCAGGATGTTCTGATGGAAGTATTCGACCGTGTGGAGACGTTGCATCAGAACAAGGGCACCACAACGGGCATTCCGTCCGGGTTCATCGATCTGGACAAGATGACCGCCGGATTCCAGCGGAGTGACTTGATTATTGTAGCGGCACGTCCATCTGTAGGTAAGACCGCCTTCGCCCTGAATATCGCTCAGAATGTAGCCATTCGGGCGCAGGAGACAGTTGCGATATTCAGTCTGGAGATGTCAGCCGCACAGCTCGTACAGCGTATGATCTGTGCAGAGGCCAATCTGGATGCGGGTGTCATGCGTATGGGTGACTTTAAAGGTGATGAAGATTGGCAAAAGCTGACGATGGGCATTGCAGCCTTGAACGAAGCTAATATCTACATTGACGATACACCAGGGATCACCGTAGCTGACATTCGTGCTAAATGCCGTCGTCTCAAGAAAGAGAAAGGCCTTGGCATGATTCTGATCGACTACCTTCAACTGATTAGTGGACGTGGTAAAGCCGGCGAGAACCGTCAACAAGAGGTATCCGAGATCTCACGTACCCTGAAACAGATTGGCCGGGAACTGGAAGTTCCGGTTATTGCCCTGTCTCAGCTGAGCCGGGGTGTAGAGCAACGTCAGGATAAACGTCCGATGATGAGTGACTTGCGGGAATCGGGTTCGATCGAGCAAGATGCCGACATCGTTGCGTTCCTGTACCGGGATGACTACTATAACCAGGAAACCGAGAAGAAAAACATTATCGAGATTATTATCGCCAAACAGCGTAATGGTCCGGTGGGTACGGTGGAACTGGTCTTCCTGAAAAACTTTAATAAATTCGTTAACTACGAGCGGGCACATAATGATGCCTTTGCCATGTAG
- the rplI gene encoding 50S ribosomal protein L9 produces the protein MKVIFIKDMKGQGKKGQVKEVSEGYAQNFLLPRGIARPATDGNMKTLDNQKAAEDRRKQEEKAEAEALAKKLEAEVTELKAKSGEGGRLFGAITSKQIAEALAAKGLKVDKRKIELDEPIRTLGVTQVTVKVHPEVKATLKVQVTEE, from the coding sequence ATGAAAGTCATTTTTATAAAAGATATGAAGGGTCAAGGCAAAAAAGGACAAGTGAAGGAAGTGTCCGAGGGATACGCACAGAACTTTCTTCTGCCACGGGGAATCGCACGTCCAGCAACAGACGGAAATATGAAAACACTGGACAACCAGAAGGCAGCGGAAGACAGACGTAAGCAGGAAGAGAAAGCAGAAGCGGAAGCTCTGGCTAAAAAGCTTGAAGCTGAAGTGACTGAACTGAAAGCAAAATCCGGCGAAGGCGGCCGTCTGTTCGGTGCAATCACGAGCAAACAAATCGCAGAAGCTCTGGCAGCGAAAGGTCTGAAAGTCGACAAACGCAAAATTGAACTGGACGAGCCTATTCGCACACTCGGCGTAACGCAAGTCACCGTCAAGGTTCACCCTGAAGTGAAGGCTACCTTGAAGGTACAGGTAACGGAGGAGTAA
- a CDS encoding DHH family phosphoesterase, producing the protein MPKFLKKRWHGYYTVWAFILLLLLVMFVTIYNWTLGLISLILASALGIVMIKAELAFRRELNDYINGLSIRIKRMEGEAVSMLPFGIVLYSEDRTVEWHNRFVADMFQEKTMVGNPLQNLFPKLPQPKEKKDGTKEPSKELHDEFQLDDRYYGVIHNPQERYVYVYEITELAILRDKYENERMALGILVLDNLDEAAQGMDDQQRTALIARVTSEITSWAKRYEVYLRRLSSDRYLMMLNYKSLQELEQSRFVILDEVREMTADLKVPMTLSVGLAFGSDTISEMGELAQSSLDMALGRGGDQAAVKSGQRLSFYGGKSNAVEKRTRVRARVIAHALRDLMQESDRVIIMGHKMPDMDAIGASIGVWKAASLYNVEARIVLDGPNPSIERMMEQVNKDEKLSKAFVSPEQATQMMTEHTLLVVVDTHKASMTMEPKLVQSATRVVVVDHHRRGEEFINDAVLIYLEPYASSAAELVTELLQYIHDKVQFTPLEATALLAGITVDTKHFALHTGSRTFEAAGFLRRSGADTIMIQRLMKEDLSEYIAKAEIIKHAKMVYGNIALAVTDPGNKIPQMMIAQVADTLLNMTDVVASFVISERPDGLIGISARSLGRMNVQVVMERLGGGGHLTNAAVQLEGTLGEAEKRLTNVLAEIEKEEGLFE; encoded by the coding sequence ATGCCTAAATTTCTGAAGAAACGCTGGCACGGCTACTATACCGTATGGGCGTTCATACTGCTGCTTCTGCTTGTTATGTTCGTGACCATCTACAACTGGACGCTTGGTTTGATTAGTCTGATACTGGCTTCGGCGCTGGGAATCGTCATGATTAAGGCGGAGCTCGCGTTCCGTCGTGAGCTTAACGACTACATTAATGGCCTTTCCATTCGGATCAAACGAATGGAGGGGGAAGCGGTCAGCATGCTCCCATTCGGTATTGTGCTGTACAGCGAAGATCGTACCGTAGAGTGGCATAATCGCTTCGTCGCGGACATGTTCCAAGAGAAGACGATGGTAGGTAATCCGCTGCAAAATTTGTTTCCCAAACTTCCTCAACCGAAGGAAAAAAAGGATGGGACCAAGGAGCCGTCTAAGGAGCTTCACGACGAATTCCAATTGGATGATCGATATTATGGAGTTATTCATAATCCGCAAGAGCGGTATGTATATGTTTACGAGATTACGGAGCTAGCCATTCTTCGTGATAAATATGAGAATGAACGCATGGCACTGGGCATTCTGGTTCTCGACAACCTGGACGAAGCAGCCCAGGGCATGGACGACCAGCAGCGGACTGCGCTGATTGCCCGTGTAACAAGCGAGATTACGTCTTGGGCGAAACGGTATGAGGTATACCTGCGCCGCCTCTCTTCTGATCGTTATCTCATGATGTTGAATTATAAGTCTTTGCAGGAACTGGAGCAGAGCCGATTTGTCATCCTGGATGAAGTCCGGGAGATGACGGCTGATCTTAAGGTGCCGATGACACTAAGTGTTGGACTGGCATTTGGCTCGGATACCATCAGTGAGATGGGAGAATTGGCTCAGTCCAGTTTGGATATGGCACTTGGCCGTGGTGGTGATCAGGCTGCCGTAAAATCTGGACAGCGGTTGTCCTTTTACGGTGGAAAGTCCAACGCGGTGGAGAAACGTACTCGGGTAAGAGCTCGGGTTATCGCACATGCATTGCGTGATCTGATGCAGGAGAGTGACCGAGTGATTATCATGGGTCACAAAATGCCTGATATGGATGCGATTGGCGCGTCTATTGGGGTATGGAAAGCGGCGAGTCTGTACAATGTGGAGGCACGAATTGTACTGGATGGACCCAACCCTTCCATTGAACGCATGATGGAACAGGTGAATAAGGATGAGAAGCTGTCCAAAGCCTTTGTGTCGCCGGAACAGGCAACCCAGATGATGACGGAGCATACGCTGCTTGTTGTTGTCGATACACATAAGGCATCCATGACAATGGAGCCGAAGCTGGTTCAATCCGCTACGCGTGTCGTGGTTGTGGATCACCACCGTCGGGGTGAAGAATTCATTAACGATGCAGTTCTGATCTATCTGGAACCATATGCTTCTTCGGCAGCAGAATTGGTGACTGAGCTTCTCCAATATATTCATGACAAGGTACAATTCACTCCACTGGAAGCGACGGCGTTATTAGCCGGGATTACGGTGGATACGAAGCATTTTGCACTCCATACGGGATCGAGAACGTTTGAAGCGGCAGGCTTCCTGCGTCGCAGTGGTGCAGACACCATTATGATCCAGCGGCTTATGAAAGAAGATCTGTCAGAATATATTGCTAAGGCAGAAATCATAAAGCATGCTAAAATGGTATACGGGAACATTGCGCTGGCGGTCACGGACCCTGGCAACAAGATTCCACAGATGATGATCGCCCAAGTGGCGGACACATTGCTTAATATGACCGACGTGGTCGCTTCATTTGTCATTAGTGAACGCCCGGATGGACTGATTGGCATCAGCGCGAGATCGCTGGGGCGCATGAATGTTCAGGTGGTCATGGAACGACTGGGCGGTGGCGGACATTTAACGAATGCTGCCGTGCAGCTTGAAGGAACGCTTGGAGAGGCGGAAAAACGGCTGACGAACGTACTGGCTGAAATCGAAAAGGAAGAGGGTTTGTTCGAATGA
- a CDS encoding DUF2232 domain-containing protein: MKFSFKSAVWSVVYLLLLLSLLTPLSVLAIFFMMIPGVILFASLPVKSFIWHLVPVAIILVIFSPIYLLLLLLFTLPAIVMGNAYKKKKSALFALMAGSGAMLAEYLLLLLIGSVIFQFDLSSYIDDVVRLTIEPLTNTSSQMVNGFVWTPEMTQDVARQTQLMIPFALVVTSLVMALITHLIARPILNVMGVVVPKFPPAREWRMPRALIWYYFLALLFEVISRQSDGTYWTMIAMNLSPLINLGFMIQAIGFFFFLSHAKKWNPVVPYLLAAAVFFIGPLRIIGIIDLAFPLREAISKPKR; encoded by the coding sequence TTGAAATTTAGCTTTAAATCAGCTGTCTGGAGCGTAGTTTATCTGCTCTTGCTACTTTCGCTGTTAACTCCTTTATCGGTTTTGGCCATATTTTTCATGATGATACCTGGAGTTATTTTGTTTGCTTCATTACCGGTAAAATCATTTATATGGCATCTCGTCCCAGTGGCGATCATTTTGGTCATATTTAGTCCGATTTATTTGTTATTACTGCTTTTGTTCACCCTGCCCGCCATTGTTATGGGCAATGCTTACAAGAAAAAGAAATCGGCCCTGTTCGCCCTAATGGCAGGAAGTGGAGCCATGCTGGCCGAGTATCTGTTGCTCCTGTTGATTGGAAGTGTAATCTTCCAATTTGATTTGTCGAGTTATATTGATGATGTGGTCAGATTGACGATTGAACCCCTGACGAATACATCCAGTCAGATGGTAAATGGGTTTGTATGGACACCTGAAATGACTCAGGATGTCGCAAGACAGACGCAGCTTATGATTCCATTCGCCTTGGTGGTCACGTCTCTGGTCATGGCTCTAATCACACATCTCATTGCACGTCCGATTCTAAACGTAATGGGCGTGGTTGTACCGAAATTTCCACCTGCGCGTGAATGGCGTATGCCGCGTGCCCTGATCTGGTATTACTTCCTGGCATTGTTGTTCGAAGTGATATCCAGGCAGAGTGACGGAACGTACTGGACCATGATCGCCATGAACTTGTCGCCTCTAATCAATTTGGGCTTCATGATTCAAGCCATCGGATTCTTCTTCTTTCTCTCACATGCAAAGAAATGGAATCCGGTTGTACCGTATTTGCTGGCGGCAGCAGTCTTCTTCATTGGACCGCTGCGGATTATCGGGATTATCGATCTGGCGTTCCCGCTTCGCGAGGCAATATCGAAACCAAAACGATAG
- a CDS encoding MazG-like family protein, with the protein MPKELDVAKRAKVIEWLKTEVLDQVSRLFKALWEGSTTRIGDSLASLMMSSYILGRRLGIPFKDLDALLVEKLKKHKQEGHQLEDWYQDISALEDHMRKR; encoded by the coding sequence ATGCCTAAAGAACTGGATGTAGCCAAACGCGCTAAAGTGATTGAATGGCTTAAAACCGAAGTGCTTGATCAGGTATCCCGATTATTCAAAGCGTTATGGGAAGGCAGTACAACCCGAATCGGGGACAGTCTCGCCAGTTTGATGATGAGTAGTTACATATTGGGCCGCAGGCTCGGTATTCCTTTCAAGGATCTGGATGCACTGCTTGTTGAGAAATTGAAAAAGCATAAACAGGAAGGTCACCAGTTGGAAGATTGGTACCAAGATATTTCCGCGCTAGAAGATCACATGCGTAAGAGGTGA